In Haliotis asinina isolate JCU_RB_2024 chromosome 15, JCU_Hal_asi_v2, whole genome shotgun sequence, the sequence CGTGTGACGAAACAGCTTTCTTCGACTAATCACCCTGGCCAAAGTCCACGTATAAATGCATGTCAGGAAGAGGCACAAAAATGGGATAACAAATTGAGAAGGCTAGCTTGGCGTCCGTCTGACCAGGACTGTGGACCGAGGTCGGATTATTTTTGGAATTTGCctacattttgtatttttaaaacctTAAGAAACAATTATTTTTGGTCAGTAATGTATTATCTAAAAGAAGAAAATTCATTTTCGTTATATATGTGGAGAGTACAAATATGGTCAAAATAACACCTTTGCCATATTCGTTGTAGAAGATGGTTTTTCGATAATCTGTCATAAACATGACTGAAACAAGTAACAGATTCATAATAACTGATTTAAAccataaaaatctgtcaactaAGGACATTAAGAATTAATTAAATTACACAGACCTTCAGAGATGCAGGTCTAAATCTAGTGATTTAACTATAGATGACAACAGACACTGAATACTGACTACAtaggtcaccaacaactgagcgtagatcaccgtactagagaccatggggacttacagtacttttgctacctgcatggaccctagctggatttacatcatcccctcagttgtcagcaatttgtgaaatctagccatacaataaaaagacatttattctacgattaaaaaacctggaaatttagaatttactttgaatgtttgtggacttacgtaccctctcaggaggacaataattttacaatacttcaaccccctttgagggtacagccactaacaattctagttacaaatctaaactaccaatcattaaaatacatctatttacagaacattcGCTTTCTCCATGGAGCCaaactggatttacaccatccctccaGCTGATTTGGACAAATCTGGTGGTAATTTATCAGAACGCATATTCTAAGATTAAGGATATAAGATTAAATACACTTTGAATGTTATGgaacttacgtatcctctcagaaGGGCAGTGACTTTACAGTACTTAAGCTCCCttcgggagtgagtgagtgggtttagttttacgccgcactcagcaatattccagctatatggtggcggtctgtaaataatcgattctggaccaaacaatccagtaatcaacgacatgagcatcgatctgcgtaattgggaaccgatgacatgtgtcaaccaagtcagctagtctgaccacccaatcccgttagtcgcctcttacgacaagcatgggttgctgaaggcctattctaccccgggaccttcacgggtcagcccCTTCGGGAATACAGggacaatcttagttactaaacCTGTTCTAACAATGTTAAAGAATTTATTTACGAAACATAGTAATGAAATAgttctttaaaaatatatatattatttaacGATAATCAACATTTCTAAACAGACCCTTCGTCATTTTTATACGCATTATGTATCCGTCATGATGATAAAATCAATTTAGTTAATCAGGACAAGCTTGATCTTAAATCTTTCACGAAAACacaggatcttcaccttttaataaatatcCGTGTTTATATCCTGCGTGGCCAATgcaacatcgtcgcataatgacctcttctaATGTGGACGGACACCGCAAGTAGATGTAATCGATAGTTGCTTTTAGTGTATGCAATTTACTTATACCTACTTAAGTGCCCAACGTCTTCAGCATTGCAATGAAATCTGACATTAGGGCAAACCTGTTTGTAACTAGATTTCATCTTATATTAGAAGTCCTCTTCTAAATGCCTGTCAGGAAATGGTTGTCAATAATATAAGGAATGCCGTTTTTAATAAATCGAAAAGTGTCATTTAGTTAGGCGTTGTTGTCAAAGGATAAGAAGACGGGAAAATCCCAAACAATGGGATGAACAAAATTTGAGAAGCCTGGCTTGGCGCCCTGTGGAATTCAAACACCAGGACCCAAATGGGATTAAGTTAACTTTGAATAATTTTGAACTTGCGTATTcactcaggaggacaataattttacagtacagtacagcACCTTAACCCTTTTGAGTATCCCACCACCTATTTAGCATTGTAAGATGTAGTCACGCGTTTGTGAtctgagtatgggataagaaatggtgtcacagatttcttaAGTGCTGCTTAAGCAGCTCATATCGACCATTGTTTTTACCATTAATAATTGGGACATGTTGTCACAACTAAGTTGCTTTAAGTACAAAACGTACTAAAGAATACTGATCTTAGCTATCCCCAGAAGCTAGTTCCTTTTGATAGTAAGGCAAAATGTGGCAGTGAAAGTTATGTATGATAATGCCTACCTGAATGAAGAGCAATCCCAGTTATCTCAATTTCACAAAGCATCATGGTGTCATCTCCATCGACGGTTTCTTTTCGAATTCTGACGAACCTGCCAACAACTTCCTGATCACAGGTTATGTTTGTGACCAGTGCCAGTTGGCCAGGGAGTTCTTTACATTCGGCTACGGTAGCTGTTGGACATCGTACTGGATTGACAGAGAAGACCTccactgtgacgtcatggaGACGTTCCCCTGGAACATATTAATGTACAGAAAATTACTACATATGTGAGTAAAAAATAGTGACACGAACTACAGTTGGGATAAACTACCATAACGAAGAGGTCCCATTCAGTTCACTGTAAACCAAATATTCTCGTAAAATTTTATCCAGGTACAAATACGAGAGTGCCAAACAATAAAGAGATGATCCACTAAACAATGAATGTTTATTGAGGGATACAATTCGGCGCTGCAGTTATCTCACACCGTGACAGATAATTATGTGAGGGAAAACGATAACAATGTGCGTTTAGTACTTTGGCGAAatcaacaaattaaaaaaaaaactaatCGCAGTGATAATTGGGTCCAAACACCTATCACTGGATCTGACATAACTTTGGTTTTCGTCATTTAAATACAGTTTACTAGGATATTTTGTCTATATCGTAAATACGTACAATAGTCATCTGCCCGGTTGTAGATAGTGATGTTGCTGATGATGTATGCGCTAAGAAGGTCAACCATCCACCATGGACTGGGGTCATTATGATCTGTCCCAAAACAACTTCCTTGGTACCAGACGCTGTTTGTGTTtccatcaacagcatgatgtgGTTTCGAATATGATGGGTAAGAGGTGCTGTAGTAGACTGGCTTTCCTGCAGCAACATTGTTAGTGGCATCAACTGAAAAAATAGTTTGATAATTTTTGCCATTACTGATCTGATCGTACCTTGAGGTGCGACTGAACAAAGATTTGTTGTGACACATCTGATAGTGTGCACCTGCAAGACGTAACCTCTTGCCTGGGTGtctttcttcattttatccCTTTCAGTTAAAGTTTATAAAATCTACCGGGCCATTATTTCTCTGATAGTCATTGTTTTGACTCATTAAAGATTTGATATCTCTCTTATTCCATTCATTGTTTGTGTCAGACCTAGCAAAGTGGCGTTTACAAAGCGGGAAGGGTATGCAGACTACTGACATGCTTGCATGATTTAGCGGTCAGTAGGTCAGAGAAGTACTTAAAGTAATGGAGAGGCACCGTAACTTCTgaaacattccatgtaaattaaaactttccatgtttttaatctttGCATATGTGTCTTTTGTCTCCATGGCTAACTGTATCtgaattgctaacagctgaacgGATGGTGCACATCCAGCTACtgaccatgcaggaagcaaatgcacTGTACGTCACCGTAGTCCCTTGTATGGTAATCtgccttcagttgctggcaattgctgttaaattgttttagatttgatTCCTAGATTTGTATGGATATCGGTGATACACTAGTGATTTTAGTCTACTGCAACAAAGTAAGCCGACCAGGTGTGTCAGTCGGTGGTCAAGTCCAGGAGGCAATCAACAACTTGCTATCGGTGTTAATGATCACCAGTTATCGACAGAGATGGACAGGAAGAAACTACTTGATATGCAACTGCAATTAATAACTTGCTATTGCATGCTGCTTATCGCCATTCGTCGACAGTGATGGACAGGATGACGCTAGCCGATATAAAACGTCAATTAACAACTTGATATCACATGATGATATCCATCAACCGTCAGCGATGATAGACAGAATGACACTAGTAGTTCTAATGAACACTGGCTGATACATGGTCCGGGTGCTGGGAAATGGGTATAACAGCACCCCAGCCGATGGACAGAGCAGAACTGAGCTTCTCGGCCGTCTTAACAAGACGTACAGGTCGGTTCGTTGGCCTAACCAGTACCTTGGCTATATGGACTGGtaacttgtttgtttgtgtgtgtgtgtgtgtgtgtgtgtgtgtgtgtgtgtgtgtgtaaccaATAAAGCCGCTGTCATTGAAGAAAACACCCCTGGAGTCCGCCATTTGGTTGTGAAACCTGAAAAGCCTGGCTGGAGACTCGTGTGATATACAAAACTTGattttaaaattatatatttaaagTAATTACGTTTATCCGGTTATCTCAACTAATAGTACTTATAATACCAGTACGAAATACAGTCACTGATCAGCTACAATGCTATCATGTATTATAAAGCATCACAAAGAATCGATCAAACTGATTCTCAGCACAGTCACGGTGGATGGCAACAGTAATTGGCGTCATACGTTGTGGTCCTTGTTCTGGATACGAGCAAAAACCATGTTTCCTCTCATTAGAAACTGGTGTGGATAAACGCTACCTGGTACATGTTCAGGCGTTCTTCAGACTGCATGCGAGAATAACCAAGTTAACTGGAACTGCACTCAACTGCTTGGTGGGATTCAGACAGAGTGAAAAACAAAGTGTcgcgaaatggctgaccctcgtagtcatttcacgaaatgactgaattcacaatctgactgtaacacaaaaacacacacacacacacacacacacacacacacacacacacacacacacacacacacgtcacGAGGGGGAGATGGGTTGATGTTTATTCACCTCACCTTCCAGGTAGATAAATAGCGTTCTTCACATGGTTCAGAGATGTTGAAGATGGTCCTgctgatgattatgatgattgcTGACTGGCAACTATTATTCATTATGAGTTGTAATGTTATAGGTTATTCCACGACAAAAGTACTGTATCATATGATGGTATATACTTAATGAAATGACTAAACATTTACAAGACAacttatcatatttcggttgacTCCATAAACACCCATACTGCATCCCATTATGATTAATGATTATATTGTTCAAATGTGATATTGGTGCAATCCAGTCAACGTTTGTGCCTATGCAATGACAGTGAAATGTCGAAATTTTTACTTCAGCCAAAGTATAGTTTTCCAAAGTAGTCAGATGAGTTTGGGCACCTTGAAATTATTTAGCGATTCTGAAAATACTTGTATGTTTAAGATCGTGTTTAAGATCTCCACAACATGTAAACGTACATGTGTATAAAGGGCTGCTCAGCTAAAACAAATACACCCATGTTAGATGTCAATAATTCTGTGATCATTTGCTTCAATTAAAAAGATATATAAAGCTAACGTACGAGACACATAGATGTGAAACTACaacattttggaagaaaatattcctGTGCCCTATCCCCTGTAACAGAAATAAGACACCGTAAATATTATATGGCCGAGGGAGGGGGAGTGGAGGTATTATTTCTATGGaattgcatgtacaatgtgaatgctGCCCCACCTACttgaaaaatattaatgtacaaagtaagtgccCACTCCTGCTTGTCATGCACAAAATCAATAAACTTCTCTccagaacatgtgtacaaagtTGACGACCCACCCCAACCCCCTCCTCCACCTCCCCAAAAGAAAATGGGCGATCCTCCCTTAAAGCCATGACtctctcacgcacacacacacgcagagagagagagagagagagagagagagatgaccAG encodes:
- the LOC137265025 gene encoding uncharacterized protein, whose amino-acid sequence is MAEKTKKAQSSIIFIFVDATNNVAAGKPVYYSTSYPSYSKPHHAVDGNTNSVWYQGSCFGTDHNDPSPWWMVDLLSAYIISNITIYNRADDYWERLHDVTVEVFSVNPVRCPTATVAECKELPGQLALVTNITCDQEVVGRFVRIRKETVDGDDTMMLCEIEITGIALHSVCGPRPFPTMIGRRLQQSTLAGKPVITNSRLECVKSCYVTEGCVGGNFRKEDNTCEMISSPSSTEIVVTDSQWEYFGHDLCQ